Genomic segment of Populus nigra chromosome 14, ddPopNigr1.1, whole genome shotgun sequence:
aatctgcataaaaattaagcttagggacataattagatttttaataggccaatttgatttaatcatgtttaagaattaatttaggtccaattaaagaatttaattaggtgcaagaacttaattatactttaaatgggtcaaaaattatattagggacttaattggtgaaattaagtttgagaacccaatttaggtttaatttaaaagattgaaattttaggggactaaacttaatttttacaaattcaattggttcaaatcatgggtgaaattgcaaaaaaatcaaagttttggggtcaattaaagggttaaattgaagaaattcacagcCAATGATCTTTTTAGAAAAAGCGTTAAACTCTAGGGTCTCAattgatttaaatcaaaagtgaaattaaagagaattgaaagtttaatggtcaattgagggtcaatttgcataaatccagaaccaataaccaaaataaaaaagacgtTGAAATCCAGGGCTGACAATAAAGTTCAGCAGGggcaaaattgcataaaattgaaagtttatagTCAATTAAAgtgcaattgaaagaaattaaaagtcggaggaccaaattgaactttGACCAAACCCCtaaattaaaaccttaaaaagtccaaaacggtgtcgttttgaaaagtaaaaaaaaaagactgatcAGACAACGTGTTGTCTGGTTACTGTTTATTATTCCCTACCTTTTAACCTAAAAAAGTTGTTCGAGTGACTACTTTTCAGGAGTATTTAATGCTTTATATCTCACTCAAACGGACAAACCATACACCATCATGATGACCTAACATTGTACTACACCCCAGTATCTTCCTCTCTAGCTAATTTGATTTATCATTATTAAcataattatcatcaaaataaacatcataAATTGATGAAGAATATCAATCCATATATATCTCATCATAAACGGATCAATAAAATCTCCATGATACTCACCTTGATAAAGTACTTGTTTCCTCCGCTCATGCCTCTAAAATAGGTTCTCAAATTTAGTTATGAATTCGTGATCAGTCTCCTCACAAtcctctagttttttttcttctacgtCTCCActaattgataaataattctTCAACTTGTCTATGAAATTTTATCATTGTCAATCAATTAGTTAATTCTACAATCCATCTATATATGTCTTCTATGGcgttctttttcaaaaaaaaaaaaagagaactaCATCATCCTTTTCTATACAACTTAAACAggctagaaaactaaaaaataaaggaagagtAATAAAGGTCTAtgcaaacttgaaaaaaaaagattattaagtaaaattaataaaaataaataagaatttctttttttcttaaaacctCCTGTATCAAGAAGCAGCAACGGAGAAGGTGAAGAATATCTTACATATCTTGACATGGCTTTGCCTCTTGATATGCTGTTTTGGCaagtttttgtttccttttcgtGCTTGGTTTTTCTAAGAGATATATTGTcccagtgaaaaaaaaatataatcttcatTGGTTGATGGCATAAGTTCTTGTATCCCCATGCTTTTATTGATCCTgagttttgaattatataataaattcaattatggGATAGGTTTAATTCAGTAAAACTTACTTGGAAAATCTTCCATGTCAGTATAAAAATATGCTGATGGAATAGGTTTCATTTGCAtgtaaatcttgatttttatttcctaATCTAATCCTTTATTTGAAAAGGAAGCAGCACAATCACCaaaactaatattattaattaatagttaatttattaattattcactcatatttatttttccattaacTCCATGAGTTATTCAAATCTGCGTGCGTGAACATGAAATAAATGCGTACCTCAGCGAGCATTTGTTTTCCTTCAATGACTAAACCCTTCCCTCCCTCTTCTTGAAGAACCCAAGAAcaagaaggaaaggaaatgagaggaaaaaaaacaccccTGCCCAGGTACTTCTGCAAAACATACTACTGTATATCAGCTTTCTTCCGTTAATCTTATAGAATCTGATAATtgcttcacacacacacacacacacacacacacacacacacacacacatatatatatatatatatatatatatatatcccttgcCTTTTCCTATTCTATGATCAAGAAAAATgttcttttttcagttttcttttggCTAACCACTAACTCATGAACAATACTAAATTAGGAACTGACTTTATGTAATTACAGTTCCTAAATtcatacttgtaaatgtttttttctcacaaatgaaaaaaactgaaaaaagatCATTTTTCTTGATCATAGAATAGGAAAAGGCAAgggatatatatgtatatgtatatatatataagatggaGCCGGAGTTTTATGTTTCACTTCTACATATGAAATTACCTGCAATGAGAAATTAACCATTTGTCAGGTCAGGTGTTGATAATATGGCTAAAACTACAATGAGCAAGCAAAGCAAAAACAGCACGAGGAACATTTCATTGAAGGTGCCACAGCcggcaacaaaaacaaaaataatcgaACCAGATGTTAGCTGCAACACAACTGGGTCTTCATATATGGAAGTTGGTAACATGGCTAAAACAACTGGGGGCAGGAAGAGCAAAAACAGCACAAAGAACATCCCAGGGAAGGTGCTGCAGCtggaaacaaaagtaaaacGCGAACCAGAAATTAGCAGCTATGGAACCTGGTCTCCGTTTATGGATGGCATAGTTGGGATGCCAAAATCTGTGGCTGAGATAGTAAGCATGGATGAAATGATCAATGCTGTACTCTATGGCCTGAGAAACTCCCCTCCATTGCCGATTTTCAAAAGAGTATGTCCTGCAGACAAATAATTTGAACATGAGATGAACTatatgatggtttttttattgtttatccTTCCGCGTGTTATGTAGATTGACAAGAATGATTTTGTACTACTTTCTTTAGTGTTGAACTAATATaggatttttaatatatatatatatatatatatatatatatatatatatatatatatatatatagattagaGATGTCTTTGGATTTATTGTTTACCACCATCACAGATGGCAATGGATCATGGAAATTATGTCTATTTCATCACAACATAAAACAATGCTTATGCAGCAATAATTTTCCCTTTTGGGAGGGAAGGAGAGGTAGGGGTTAAAGATTGAGAGCCAATTTGTTTaaacaaagaatttttttgAAGCAGAATAACTAGGATACAAACAGTTTTAAGAGTATATTTTCCTCAAAAACCACTAcagagacaaaaaaagaagagttcCGACCTCCGTGGA
This window contains:
- the LOC133672587 gene encoding uncharacterized protein LOC133672587 — encoded protein: MRGKKTPLPRSGVDNMAKTTMSKQSKNSTRNISLKVPQPATKTKIIEPDVSCNTTGSSYMEVGNMAKTTGGRKSKNSTKNIPGKVLQLETKVKREPEISSYGTWSPFMDGIVGMPKSVAEIVSMDEMINAVLYGLRNSPPLPIFKRVCPADK